One part of the Anopheles coustani chromosome 2, idAnoCousDA_361_x.2, whole genome shotgun sequence genome encodes these proteins:
- the LOC131266460 gene encoding cAMP-dependent protein kinase type II regulatory subunit isoform X2, with protein MSSQQKHRIQVPDGLRDVLLEFSIAYLLEQPGDVIDYAVTFFTKLQEDRKTTMITSAEPTSPDESIMSHDEEPMVNRYASRRKSVFAETYDPENDDEDEGARAIFPKTDEQRARLCDSVKNILLFRSLDKEQMNEVLDAMFEKIVQAKDYIIKQGDDGDNFYVIESGIYNAYVGEDQKHIHTYDNRGSFGELALLYNMPRAATIQAETDGKLWAMDRQTFRRILLKSAFRKRKMYEALLDAVPMLKTLQNYERMNLADALIPQTYAKGDRIIKQGDAADGMYFIEDGKVSIRIQQDAGEVEISNLEKGGYFGELALVTHRPRAASAYAVDNVKVAFLDVDAFERLLGPCMNIMKRNIGDYETQLVKIFGSKNNITDIR; from the exons ATGTCGAGTCAACAGAAGCATCGAATTCAAGTTCCGGACGGACTGCGGGACGTCCTGCTGGAGTTTTCGATAGCCTATCTCCTCGAGCAGCCGGGCGATGTGATCGACTACGCGGTGACATTCTTCACAAAGCTGCAGGAGGACCGCAAAACAACGATGATCACGTCAGCCGAGCCCACCTCCCCGGACGAGAGCATAATGTCCCACGACGAAG AGCCTATGGTGAACCGGTACGCGTCGCGCAGGAAATCCGTTTTCGCCGAAACGTACGATCCTGAGaatgacgacgaggacgagggtGCGCGGGCCATCTTCCCCAAAACGGACGAGCAGCGAGCCCGGTTGTGTGATTCAGTCAAAAATATTCTCCTTTTCCGATCGCTGGACAAAGAACAG ATGAACGAAGTTCTAGACGCCATGTTCGAAAAGATTGTCCAAGCAAAGGATTACATTATCAAGCAGGGCGATGATGGAGATAACTTTTACGTCATTGAGTC TGGAATCTACAATGCTTACGTGGGCGAAGATCAGAAGCACATACACACCTACGACAACAGGGGTAGCTTCGGCGAGCTGGCTCTTTTGTACAACATGCCAAG AGCGGCCACCATTCAGGCGGAAACGGATGGCAAACTGTGGGCGATGGATCGTCAAACATTCCGAAGAATTCTGCTGAAGTCCGCGTTCAGGAAACGGAAAATGTACGAAGCCCTGCTGGATGCTGTGCCGATGCTGAAAACGTTGCAG AACTACGAACGGATGAATCTGGCCGATGCTCTGATACCTCAAACATACGCCAAGGGCGACCGAATTATCAAACAAG GTGATGCTGCCGACGGCATGTACTTCATCGAAGACGGCAAGGTGTCCATCCGCATTCAGCAGGATGCGGGTGAGGTAGAAATATCCAATCTAGAGAAGGGAGGCTACTTTGGCGAGCTTGCCCTTGTGACACATAGGCCACGAGCTGCTTCCGCCTATGCCGTTGACAACGTGAAAGTGGCAT TCTTGGACGTTGACGCCTTCGAACGTCTGCTTGGACCGTGCATGAACATCATGAAGCGCAACATCGGTGACTACGAGACGCAGCTGGTTAAAATCTTTGGcagcaaaaacaacattaCCGACATCCGATAA
- the LOC131266460 gene encoding cAMP-dependent protein kinase type II regulatory subunit isoform X1, giving the protein MSSQQKHRIQVPDGLRDVLLEFSIAYLLEQPGDVIDYAVTFFTKLQEDRKTTMITSAEPTSPDESIMSHDEEPMVNRYASRRKSVFAETYDPENDDEDEGARAIFPKTDEQRARLCDSVKNILLFRSLDKEQMNEVLDAMFEKIVQAKDYIIKQGDDGDNFYVIESGIYNAYVGEDQKHIHTYDNRGSFGELALLYNMPRAATIQAETDGKLWAMDRQTFRRILLKSAFRKRKMYEALLDAVPMLKTLQNYERMNLADALIPQTYAKGDRIIKQGDAADGMYFIEDGKVSIRIQQDAGEVEISNLEKGGYFGELALVTHRPRAASAYAVDNVKVAFLETECFERLLGNCIDVLLRSMQHYRYIDDGVYEMIREACQRA; this is encoded by the exons ATGTCGAGTCAACAGAAGCATCGAATTCAAGTTCCGGACGGACTGCGGGACGTCCTGCTGGAGTTTTCGATAGCCTATCTCCTCGAGCAGCCGGGCGATGTGATCGACTACGCGGTGACATTCTTCACAAAGCTGCAGGAGGACCGCAAAACAACGATGATCACGTCAGCCGAGCCCACCTCCCCGGACGAGAGCATAATGTCCCACGACGAAG AGCCTATGGTGAACCGGTACGCGTCGCGCAGGAAATCCGTTTTCGCCGAAACGTACGATCCTGAGaatgacgacgaggacgagggtGCGCGGGCCATCTTCCCCAAAACGGACGAGCAGCGAGCCCGGTTGTGTGATTCAGTCAAAAATATTCTCCTTTTCCGATCGCTGGACAAAGAACAG ATGAACGAAGTTCTAGACGCCATGTTCGAAAAGATTGTCCAAGCAAAGGATTACATTATCAAGCAGGGCGATGATGGAGATAACTTTTACGTCATTGAGTC TGGAATCTACAATGCTTACGTGGGCGAAGATCAGAAGCACATACACACCTACGACAACAGGGGTAGCTTCGGCGAGCTGGCTCTTTTGTACAACATGCCAAG AGCGGCCACCATTCAGGCGGAAACGGATGGCAAACTGTGGGCGATGGATCGTCAAACATTCCGAAGAATTCTGCTGAAGTCCGCGTTCAGGAAACGGAAAATGTACGAAGCCCTGCTGGATGCTGTGCCGATGCTGAAAACGTTGCAG AACTACGAACGGATGAATCTGGCCGATGCTCTGATACCTCAAACATACGCCAAGGGCGACCGAATTATCAAACAAG GTGATGCTGCCGACGGCATGTACTTCATCGAAGACGGCAAGGTGTCCATCCGCATTCAGCAGGATGCGGGTGAGGTAGAAATATCCAATCTAGAGAAGGGAGGCTACTTTGGCGAGCTTGCCCTTGTGACACATAGGCCACGAGCTGCTTCCGCCTATGCCGTTGACAACGTGAAAGTGGCAT TCTTAGAAACGGAGTGTTTTGAACGATTGCTAGGAAATTGCATCGATGTGCTACTTCGCAGCATGCAACACTATCGTTACATTGACGATGGTGTTTACGAAATGATTCGTGAAGCCTGCCAAAGGGCCTAA